One Chordicoccus furentiruminis DNA window includes the following coding sequences:
- a CDS encoding NlpC/P60 family protein produces MIAVEESISSTETLPVPLTESFPEMQSAGQTEDNAEKEAGRNETAVTETNPPVQEETGSSEQTQAETKQKAETETRAEGHTEKESGTESTAATEQQPESEKETESGTSQTEKDPLNESENKSDSEKESETENGSETARETESEPESEFQTEPDTELSLEEETETESETEVYLDELPEEESESETEEDYSGGSYYYNGSYWDPSWYFKRDFRFSQVKKQYAIAHGDRSNRIYEQPDQKSAIVGEVPFFGLVCVLKSIGDWSYVESGDVRGFIPSSELESGSDTTDMVDLIGEKGFETATPDIEIADNMAFTYTQTTTKDVLADKDSALVLTKAEVLEYPKENSRAVGEVKSGSLVYILAEPQDERDWYFVESGDVRGFIRKSDLISGGSVASILQDSGNENLATELISPEDNRSLYFSLSSVKPAASSMGEEIAEYATTFVGKIPYIWGGTSLSYGADCSGFVQSIFSSFGINLPRIAQDQGANGEIVPDVSDAQPGDIVYWGSNPHVGIYLGNGKVVHCSGHDYNTAENPGTGPMISNVDFMPITSIRRYIILQDNSEGIAETGFRTDRTEYSQKQMELIWAIVAQEDNGSYQGALAVISSAMNRTESGKWGYEGGNALSQLTAPGQYCYSMDSYWKARLYGNVPDYVKQAVDDCLRRGIRNHNFTSFRSRKGKTTGAGAVQIGGNWFFDT; encoded by the coding sequence ATGATTGCTGTAGAGGAGAGCATCTCTTCGACAGAAACACTGCCGGTACCACTCACGGAAAGTTTTCCGGAGATGCAGTCAGCCGGGCAGACTGAGGACAACGCAGAAAAGGAAGCGGGAAGAAATGAGACAGCAGTTACGGAGACAAATCCGCCTGTCCAGGAGGAGACAGGTTCGTCTGAACAGACGCAAGCGGAGACGAAGCAGAAAGCAGAGACAGAAACAAGAGCGGAGGGTCATACCGAGAAGGAGAGCGGAACCGAGAGTACTGCGGCGACCGAACAGCAGCCAGAAAGTGAAAAGGAAACAGAATCTGGAACCAGTCAGACGGAAAAAGATCCGCTGAATGAAAGCGAAAATAAATCTGACTCAGAGAAGGAATCTGAAACTGAAAACGGGTCAGAGACTGCCCGTGAAACGGAATCAGAGCCGGAAAGTGAGTTTCAGACAGAGCCAGACACGGAACTCTCACTTGAAGAGGAGACTGAGACAGAATCAGAGACTGAAGTCTATCTCGATGAACTGCCGGAAGAGGAGTCAGAATCCGAGACAGAGGAGGATTATTCCGGCGGCAGCTATTACTACAACGGCAGCTACTGGGACCCGAGCTGGTACTTCAAACGGGACTTTCGTTTCTCTCAGGTGAAGAAGCAGTATGCGATCGCCCACGGAGACAGGAGCAACCGGATCTACGAACAGCCGGACCAGAAGTCGGCAATCGTCGGCGAAGTACCATTTTTCGGATTGGTCTGTGTGCTGAAATCCATTGGCGACTGGTCCTATGTGGAATCGGGCGATGTCAGAGGCTTCATTCCATCCTCTGAGCTTGAGTCGGGGAGCGATACGACGGACATGGTTGACCTGATCGGTGAAAAGGGATTTGAGACTGCGACACCCGATATTGAGATCGCGGACAACATGGCTTTCACTTACACGCAGACGACCACGAAGGATGTCCTGGCAGATAAAGATTCTGCCCTCGTTCTGACAAAGGCAGAGGTGCTGGAGTATCCGAAGGAAAACTCCAGGGCAGTTGGTGAGGTCAAGTCAGGCAGCCTGGTCTACATCCTTGCCGAACCACAGGACGAGAGGGACTGGTACTTTGTCGAGTCCGGTGATGTCCGCGGATTCATCCGGAAATCGGATCTTATCAGCGGAGGTAGCGTGGCAAGTATCCTCCAGGATTCGGGAAATGAGAATCTCGCGACGGAACTGATCAGTCCGGAGGACAATCGTTCCCTCTACTTTTCTTTGAGCTCGGTCAAGCCGGCGGCATCCTCGATGGGAGAAGAGATTGCAGAGTACGCGACAACCTTTGTCGGGAAGATTCCATATATCTGGGGTGGTACAAGCCTCAGCTATGGAGCTGACTGCTCCGGCTTTGTTCAGAGTATCTTCAGCTCCTTCGGAATTAACCTTCCGAGGATTGCGCAGGACCAGGGAGCAAACGGAGAGATCGTTCCGGATGTGTCGGACGCCCAGCCGGGAGACATCGTGTACTGGGGCAGCAACCCTCATGTAGGAATCTATCTTGGGAACGGCAAGGTGGTCCATTGCTCCGGACATGACTATAACACTGCGGAGAACCCCGGAACGGGTCCCATGATCAGCAACGTAGACTTCATGCCTATCACTTCAATCCGGCGATACATCATCCTTCAGGACAACAGCGAGGGGATCGCGGAGACCGGCTTCCGGACGGACAGGACAGAGTATTCACAGAAACAGATGGAACTGATCTGGGCAATCGTCGCACAGGAAGACAACGGATCCTATCAGGGAGCACTGGCTGTCATTTCCTCTGCCATGAATAGGACCGAGTCCGGCAAGTGGGGATACGAAGGAGGCAATGCACTGAGCCAGCTGACCGCTCCGGGGCAGTACTGCTATTCGATGGACAGTTACTGGAAAGCGAGACTGTACGGCAACGTCCCAGATTACGTGAAGCAGGCAGTCGATGACTGTCTGAGGCGTGGAATCCGCAACCACAACTTCACCAGTTTCCGGAGCAGAAAAGGCAAGACGACCGGGGCAGGCGCAGTCCAGATCGGCGGCAACTGGTTCTTCGATACATGA
- a CDS encoding NlpC/P60 family protein, with protein MKTAMDVRIRQQKGPSFQNPDQQLRQFASMKIRGSFALREEVIAQLPEKYRKALLSMPRRQREQILSEIEKKIDRKIQSGTMAKTAARLDVKEQKEIQRMTLPGQGTTSRQWISSGQRMENKQATVRRYRLQGKTRRTTLRGEIPGCQEPLSKLFPEDGDHEASIESAFGNSNGKGRPIGSIRKEVAKREAVKRESARPRAGPKEEPKVGIDIGPGAVSKNGQRISTGAQNNASINIESIENKISINNDVLRTDSFKTSPEAISYQQRLLAGARTRKEKAEIQKAIQTVSAGRVDRANSRVLQSAALRTAYLERESSEAYGQILKSAGFSSDGQKAAAQLAYEKQVRKALKGEYRKQLTEKISKLNVSSLAKKAQMQKFRQEQMQEDEQSRAMTQQAEQSFGLMAKGTKALRKVADDARKAIRALVRKKLVILIIPLILVLILPFLMMFIPILGTATATSYEDNEVYAYADATELIEYAKQWIGKIPYVWGGGHGGSPTAWQSGCDCSGFVHGVFNHFGYEIGGDTGAMETQAGTHIAYDSLVQAKPGDVLIYYRTGTHIKGQPNGNGSTHVSIYIGNNQIIHQSGGVHISNEYHQYFEVRRVLTPDVGGRGNISGGLGGMGTYGHKTDATNYSQSDLELIWAIVAQEDNGSYKGALAVISSAMNRVESPTWSCEGSNALAQLTAPGQYCYSNDTYWQARLGGNVPDYVKQAANDCLKKGKRNHSYTSFRSTKGKTTGADAVQIGGNWFFGH; from the coding sequence ATGAAAACAGCGATGGATGTCCGGATCCGTCAGCAGAAAGGACCATCTTTTCAGAATCCTGACCAACAGCTCCGACAGTTTGCTTCCATGAAGATCAGAGGGTCTTTTGCCCTGCGGGAAGAGGTGATTGCACAGCTTCCTGAGAAGTACAGGAAGGCGTTGCTCTCCATGCCGCGAAGACAGCGTGAGCAAATTCTGTCTGAGATAGAGAAGAAGATCGATCGGAAGATCCAGAGCGGAACTATGGCAAAGACCGCGGCGAGGTTGGATGTAAAGGAACAAAAAGAGATTCAAAGGATGACGTTACCCGGACAAGGGACAACATCCAGGCAATGGATATCGTCCGGGCAGAGGATGGAAAACAAGCAGGCTACAGTTCGGAGATATCGTCTCCAGGGGAAAACGAGGAGAACGACCCTAAGAGGAGAAATCCCGGGTTGCCAGGAACCACTATCAAAGTTGTTTCCTGAAGATGGAGATCATGAAGCCTCGATCGAATCTGCTTTTGGGAACAGTAACGGCAAAGGAAGACCAATCGGATCCATTCGGAAAGAAGTTGCAAAGAGGGAGGCAGTAAAGAGAGAGTCGGCACGACCAAGGGCAGGCCCCAAAGAAGAACCGAAGGTGGGAATCGATATTGGTCCGGGAGCTGTCTCAAAAAATGGACAGAGAATAAGTACTGGGGCCCAAAATAATGCATCGATAAATATCGAATCAATAGAAAATAAAATATCGATAAACAACGATGTATTAAGAACTGACAGTTTCAAGACATCTCCGGAAGCTATTTCTTACCAGCAGCGTCTTCTTGCCGGTGCGAGAACGAGGAAAGAGAAGGCTGAGATCCAAAAGGCGATTCAGACAGTGTCTGCCGGCAGAGTGGACCGAGCAAACAGCAGGGTCCTTCAGAGTGCAGCACTACGGACCGCTTATCTGGAAAGAGAATCTTCCGAAGCATACGGTCAGATTCTGAAAAGTGCGGGATTCTCTTCAGACGGTCAGAAGGCGGCCGCACAGCTTGCCTATGAAAAGCAGGTTCGCAAAGCACTCAAAGGGGAATACAGGAAACAGCTGACAGAGAAGATTTCCAAGCTGAATGTAAGTTCCCTGGCGAAGAAGGCACAGATGCAGAAGTTCCGGCAGGAGCAGATGCAGGAGGACGAGCAGAGCCGGGCAATGACGCAACAGGCCGAGCAGTCATTTGGATTGATGGCCAAAGGAACTAAAGCCCTGAGGAAAGTGGCTGATGACGCGCGCAAGGCAATCCGGGCACTTGTCAGAAAGAAGCTTGTTATCCTGATCATCCCGCTCATTCTGGTCCTGATACTGCCGTTTCTGATGATGTTTATTCCGATTCTTGGGACGGCAACTGCTACCTCTTATGAGGATAATGAAGTGTACGCCTATGCAGATGCAACGGAGCTGATCGAGTATGCCAAACAGTGGATTGGAAAGATTCCATATGTGTGGGGAGGTGGACATGGAGGCAGTCCGACTGCATGGCAGAGCGGGTGCGACTGCTCTGGATTCGTACACGGGGTATTCAATCATTTCGGCTATGAGATCGGTGGAGATACCGGAGCCATGGAGACGCAGGCGGGAACGCACATCGCTTACGATTCGCTGGTTCAGGCAAAACCGGGAGATGTCCTGATCTATTACCGTACAGGCACCCATATAAAGGGTCAACCGAACGGAAATGGATCCACGCATGTTTCCATTTACATCGGGAACAACCAGATCATCCACCAGTCGGGAGGCGTTCACATCTCGAATGAGTACCATCAGTACTTTGAGGTGAGAAGAGTACTGACACCCGACGTAGGCGGAAGGGGGAACATTTCCGGAGGGCTCGGAGGAATGGGGACCTATGGACACAAAACCGATGCTACCAACTATTCGCAGTCGGACCTGGAACTGATCTGGGCAATTGTGGCGCAGGAGGACAACGGGTCCTACAAGGGAGCTTTGGCGGTCATCTCTTCTGCCATGAACAGGGTGGAGTCACCTACCTGGAGCTGTGAAGGGAGTAACGCTCTGGCGCAGCTGACAGCACCTGGTCAGTACTGTTACAGCAACGATACCTACTGGCAGGCAAGGCTGGGCGGGAACGTTCCGGACTATGTGAAGCAGGCGGCCAATGACTGTCTGAAGAAAGGAAAACGGAACCACAGTTATACCAGCTTCCGGAGCACAAAGGGCAAGACGACAGGAGCGGATGCAGTACAGATCGGCGGCAACTGGTTCTTCGGCCATTAA